GTTGCGCAGTATGTTGAGATGGTAATCGGTATAGGCGTTTTTTTTGAAACTCTGAGCGGTGATGACGCCGATGCGCTTCTCCTTGTAGGTCAGCGGCAGGTAGAGAATAGACTCGGGGTTTTCGCCGGCGACAGGCGCCTGCAGCTCGTGGATATAGGCGCTGAAATCCTCGGCATAGTCGTTGATGATCACCTCTTTTTGGTTTTTGAAGCACCAGACCGCCAGGCGGTTCTCGTCCGAGAGCGAGAGGGCATAGGGCGGCAGGAGCTCATTTTTCTCAGTCGTGCCGGGAAAATCGAGGGTTTGATTTTCTGCATTGTAGAGGCCGATACCGAAGACCGAGGCATCCATCAGGTGATTGACGTTTTCGTAGATGGTATGGATAATATTCCCGATCGAGAGGGTTGCGGTGATCTCGCGGCCGATCAGGCTGAGCTGCTCAACGTTGTTTTTCTGCTCTTGAATCTCGGCCGTACGTTCCTGGACGATCTTTTCCAACGCCCGGCTGCGCTCCTCCAGCTGCCGGGTGCGGGCGCGGACCAGCCCAAAGATCAATCCGCCGGCGCAGAGCAGATAGAACAGCCATGCCCACCAGGTATTGTACCAGGGGGGAGTGACTGTAAAGGCATAGAGATCTTCGCTGCTCTCCTGCTGAAAGATATTACGCGCCTGGACGCGGAAGCGGTATTTGCCGGCGGGCAGGTTGGTATAATCGCGGCGGGTATCGCGGCTCCAGGCCGACCAGCCGGCATCGAATCCCTCGAGCCGGGTGCGGAATGCGTTGGCGCGCGGATTAAGGTAGGAGGAGGCGGAAAAATCAAAGCGCAGGGCATTGCTGCGAAACGGAAAACGCTGGGCCGCCGGGTCCTGCAGACGGTTACCGGGGAGCGCAGCGCCGTAATAGACGACC
This genomic interval from bacterium contains the following:
- a CDS encoding GAF domain-containing protein; the encoded protein is VVYYGAALPGNRLQDPAAQRFPFRSNALRFDFSASSYLNPRANAFRTRLEGFDAGWSAWSRDTRRDYTNLPAGKYRFRVQARNIFQQESSEDLYAFTVTPPWYNTWWAWLFYLLCAGGLIFGLVRARTRQLEERSRALEKIVQERTAEIQEQKNNVEQLSLIGREITATLSIGNIIHTIYENVNHLMDASVFGIGLYNAENQTLDFPGTTEKNELLPPYALSLSDENRLAVWCFKNQKEVIINDYAEDFSAYIHELQAPVAGENPESILYLPLTYKEKRIGVITAQSFKKNAYTDYHLNILRNLATYSAIALENADAYRQVNELLADLKNTQEKLVTQSKLAALGALTAGIAHEIKNPLNFVNNFAELITDLVADLREVLAAEVDQGERAKNSEAAEILDTLQQNAAKIIEHGKRADSIVKSMLQHSRGKSDERQPTDINAMLAEDINLAYHGMRAQDSSFNIKIETDFDPAVGKLNIVPQDVSRVFLNIITNGCYEAHRKKQEQNGEFSPTLSVKTRNLGNLVEVRIRDNGDGIPAAVREKLFTPFFTTKPPGKGTGLGLSISYDVIVHQHGGHLFFESEEGRFAEFIIHLPK